The sequence below is a genomic window from Phoenix dactylifera cultivar Barhee BC4 chromosome 8, palm_55x_up_171113_PBpolish2nd_filt_p, whole genome shotgun sequence.
GCATTCATCGGAAACCCCGGCCTGTGCGGCACGCCATTGAAGAATCCCTGTTCTTCCGGCACACCTGCGAGCTCTCCCTCAACCTTACCATCTTTGCCAAAAAATCACCCACCTCCGGCGTCGGAAGCAAACAATAGCCAGAAAAGCAACCACAGAGGCTTGAGTAGAAGTGCTGTGATTGCGATTGTCATGAGCGATGTTGTCGCAATTGGTCTTATGGCGGTGGCGTTCTTTTGCTGCTACCGGATGGCAGTTTCTTCTAGTGGTGAGGAAGAAGGTGGGAAGTCTGATACGGGTTCGAATGGTGGCAAGAAATGTGCATGTTTTAGAAAAGATGAGTCAGAGAAGCAGTCAGAGAACGTTGAGCAATTTGATCTCATACCATTAGATCATCGGGTGCATTATAACCTGGATGAGCTTCTAAAGGCTTCTGCTTTTGTTTTGGGAAAGAGCGAGATCGGCTTCATGTACAAGGTTGTGCTGGAGGATGGGCTCATCTTGGCTGTGAGAAGGTTGGGCGAAGGAGGGTCTcaaaggttcaaagaattccAAACAGAGGCGGAAGCTATAGCAAAAGTCAGGCATCCCAATATTGTTGCTCTAAGAGCATACTATTGGTCGATCGAAGAGAAACTCCTTATATATGATTACATACCGAATGGCACCCTCTCTGCTGCAATTCATGGTGAGGACGCAGACTATATTGACCTCTAATTTGCTCTAAATTCACATGCTTTGCTTGGTGTAGGAAGGCTAGGATTTTATAGCCTTAAGTCTATGATTGAGTTGCAGAAAATATACATGATTAATGTTagggaagatattatttatgtAGTAAACTCGATTGTATTTGAGTTCTTGATTATCGAACATAGAtaggtaaataaataaattagttTTGGAAGCTAAGGCTGTAAACATGTTTTGCTATAAGAAATTGAAATTTGTTCTTTGGTTACATGGGTTTAGAACTATAATTGATCTTGTTTCAGTCATCTGGTTAGCGCATCACCACCACAAACACTAGGTGTGTTATGTCTTCTTTATATACCATTTATGCGGATTGAGTGATTGTACTGATCATTGTCCTCTTATGCATCTGATTTCAGGAAAGGGTGGAAATGCTCATTTTTCACCATTGTCATGGGATGCCAGGCTGAAAATCATGAAGGGGATAGCCAAGGGCTTGGCCTTTTTGCATGAATTCAGCCCCAAGAAGTATGTCCATGGAGATCTCAAACCCAACAATGTACTCCTGGATATGAAAATGGAAGCATGCATATCTGATTTTGGACTCGGGCGCCTTGCAAACATAGCAGGAGAATCCCCGACAATGCAGTCAACAGAAAAGCCACAGAATCAAATCTCTGATGTCGCAGTTAGTCCTATCATGAGCAGTGCACTGAGTTATCAAGCTCCCGAAGCCTTTAGTACTCTAAAACCATCCCAAAAATGGGATGTTTACTCATATGGAGTGATTCTGCTGGAATTGATATCTGGGAGGTCTCCTGTGGTCTTAATGGATAATTCAGAAATGGACTTGGTTCGATGGGTCCAGTTCTGTATTGACGAGAGGAAACCCCTACTCGATGTATTAGACCCCTTCTTAGCCAAGGAACCAGAGAAAGAAGATCAGATTATTACAGTGCTCAAGATAGCTCTGGCTTGCGTTCAATTCAACCCTGAAAAGAGACCACCAATGAGGCATGTCAGTGATACTTTAGAAAGGTCAACTACCAGAAGCTGAGAAAATCTGGGAAATCAGGTGGATGTATGAGCACCATTCACCCTCTCTTCAGCTCACATGGAAATTGGTCCTCGTAGAGGTTCAAATGCCAAGCTGATGGTTCTTAGTTTAGACATGCTCCATCATGGAAATATACCACCAAAGTCGAACAGCATACCAGCTCAGTTTCAGCTTACATGGATATTTTCCTTCCGCTTGCCCCCAAAGGTTCTCTCTCCTTATCGTTGTCGATATGTTATAGTTTCTGCAGCTAGTGTGGAATCCTTGTCCTTTGTGAAAACTTGTCGAACACCAAATGTGCCTGAATGATTGGTCCTTGCAAATGGGTTGCTTAAAAGCATCAGCGTTCAAAATAGATTTCAGTTTCTGTATTAGCATCTTTGGAGCTTTTATTCTTGTTGATTGTTTCTGTGTTCTAGTGGTAAAATTCTGAGGCGTGGAGACTTGAAACTATTTTTTCTAATCTTCAGAGATCAGGTGGCTGGTTAGCCATGGTTTTGTCATCATTAAACTAGTGGCTAGTGAGAGCATACTTCCGTGTTTTGTGACCTGGAGTATAGGAAGCAAGATTGAATAATTAGGTATGTGAGAGAATCTTTGTTTTTAACTAAGGTCATGTCTGCCTTTCTAAAACAGACTTTTGAAATTGTTCTAACAGGCATAGGCTTCTGGTGTAGCTTGGTGGTTGGTAGAGCCCGGTGTGCTTCTTGTTTTATTGGAAAATTATGAATTGTTTTTTTGAGGTTCCTTTGCAATTCGGAAAAAGCAATCTATGCGTAGTCGCTGTTGGATATAAAAATGGACCCAGAAAAATTTAAATACTAGCATGTTGAAATGGCCATTGTGATTATTAGTTTTTTACCATATTGATATAATATGCAGAGAATTCACTGACAGTTCAGAAAGGAAGAGTTTGGATAATTTCtaataaaaatttaagaaatataaCTGTGGCAAACTTATTAatacatttattatttattCCGGCAAAAGCAAGCTTGAGACGGGAAACAGCATTTGCAGCGTTACCATAGCCACCAGTAGCTCACAGCATCATAGATTTGTCATCCATGAGGACTTGCATAAGGAAATAGCAAACTTCATAAATCACTAAATCCATCTATCATTGAATGATTCTCGTGTCAGAGAAACTTTGAAGAATTATTTAGCTaatgaaaatttaaaagaaaaggtGAA
It includes:
- the LOC103720961 gene encoding receptor protein kinase-like protein ZAR1 codes for the protein MGVPSIVTTLWVFSLLSNTYFFSPVGALNEEGAALLSFKASIREDPEGSLANWNSSDLDPCSWNGITCREGEVVSISLPKSKLLGSLPSSLGSLPSLRHINLRNSRLQGGLPPGVFAARGLQSLVLSGNSLSGPLPPEIGKLSYLQNLDLSDNSLNDSIPIALFQCKRLKSLDISHNNFTNSLPIGLGSNLAGLQKLDLSYNRLNGSIPSDIGSLSSLQGTVDLSHNLFSGAIPASLGNLPEKVYIDLTYNNLSGPIPQNGALVNRGPTAFIGNPGLCGTPLKNPCSSGTPASSPSTLPSLPKNHPPPASEANNSQKSNHRGLSRSAVIAIVMSDVVAIGLMAVAFFCCYRMAVSSSGEEEGGKSDTGSNGGKKCACFRKDESEKQSENVEQFDLIPLDHRVHYNLDELLKASAFVLGKSEIGFMYKVVLEDGLILAVRRLGEGGSQRFKEFQTEAEAIAKVRHPNIVALRAYYWSIEEKLLIYDYIPNGTLSAAIHGKGGNAHFSPLSWDARLKIMKGIAKGLAFLHEFSPKKYVHGDLKPNNVLLDMKMEACISDFGLGRLANIAGESPTMQSTEKPQNQISDVAVSPIMSSALSYQAPEAFSTLKPSQKWDVYSYGVILLELISGRSPVVLMDNSEMDLVRWVQFCIDERKPLLDVLDPFLAKEPEKEDQIITVLKIALACVQFNPEKRPPMRHVSDTLERSTTRS